A stretch of the Clostridium fungisolvens genome encodes the following:
- the tig gene encoding trigger factor — protein MDVKMEKIEANIVKFEVKVEAKKFDEALNKAYKKNIKKFNIPGFRKGKAPMNMVKQYYGIGALLEDAINIAIDETYPEVLANNNIKPVDYPKIDVLEVEEGKDLVYTAEVTVYPEVELGEYKGVEVKKASYEVSEEEVEKQLKAMQEKNARIETKTEGSVEKGNIVTIDFKGFVDGIAFEGGEATDYSLEIGSGTFIDTFEDQLVGTAVGEKKDVNVTFPENYGKEDLNGKPAVFEVTVKEIKVKELPALDDEFAKEVSEFDTIEEVKADMRKKIADSNEQRAKKEFEEAVVSAVVENAKVEVPSVMVDREVEAMVKDLENRLSYQGLTLAQYYEFTGSSEEQMKAYMQESAVKKVKTDLVLDKVAGTEAIDATEEEMKAKAVELAKMYSAGESEKMAEILLKGQEQVIRLEVVTEKTVKLLVDNAKVTE, from the coding sequence ATGGACGTTAAAATGGAAAAAATAGAGGCAAATATAGTTAAATTTGAAGTGAAAGTTGAAGCAAAGAAATTCGATGAAGCTTTAAATAAAGCATACAAAAAGAATATAAAGAAATTTAATATCCCAGGATTTAGAAAAGGTAAAGCACCAATGAATATGGTGAAGCAATATTATGGAATTGGAGCATTACTTGAAGATGCTATAAACATTGCTATAGATGAAACATATCCTGAAGTTTTAGCAAACAATAACATTAAGCCAGTAGATTATCCAAAGATAGATGTTTTAGAAGTTGAAGAAGGAAAAGATTTAGTTTACACAGCAGAAGTTACTGTTTACCCTGAAGTTGAATTAGGGGAATACAAGGGTGTTGAAGTTAAAAAAGCTTCATATGAAGTTTCAGAAGAAGAAGTAGAAAAACAATTAAAAGCAATGCAAGAAAAGAATGCAAGAATCGAAACAAAGACTGAAGGATCTGTTGAAAAGGGAAATATAGTAACAATAGATTTCAAAGGATTTGTTGATGGAATAGCATTCGAAGGCGGAGAAGCAACTGACTATTCATTAGAAATAGGTTCAGGTACATTTATAGATACTTTTGAAGATCAATTAGTTGGTACTGCTGTTGGAGAAAAGAAAGATGTAAATGTTACTTTCCCAGAAAACTACGGAAAAGAAGATTTAAATGGTAAGCCAGCAGTTTTCGAAGTTACTGTAAAAGAAATTAAGGTTAAAGAACTTCCAGCATTAGATGATGAATTCGCAAAAGAAGTTTCAGAATTTGATACTATTGAAGAAGTTAAAGCTGATATGAGAAAGAAAATAGCTGATTCAAATGAGCAAAGAGCAAAGAAAGAATTTGAAGAAGCTGTAGTTAGTGCAGTAGTAGAAAACGCAAAAGTAGAAGTGCCTTCAGTTATGGTTGATAGAGAAGTAGAAGCTATGGTTAAAGATTTAGAAAACAGACTTAGCTATCAAGGATTAACACTTGCACAATACTATGAATTCACTGGAAGCAGTGAAGAACAAATGAAAGCTTATATGCAAGAAAGTGCAGTTAAGAAGGTTAAGACTGATTTAGTTCTTGACAAAGTAGCTGGAACTGAAGCTATAGATGCTACTGAAGAAGAAATGAAAGCAAAGGCAGTTGAATTAGCTAAGATGTACAGTGCTGGAGAATCAGAAAAAATGGCTGAAATATTATTAAAGGGTCAAGAACAAGTTATAAGACTAGAAGTTGTTACAGAAAAAACTGTAAAATTATTAGTAGACAATGCTAAAGTAACTGAATAA
- a CDS encoding CPBP family intramembrane glutamic endopeptidase produces the protein MNSYFNDNRLITDSKSGIRSTPLILVVILSFVFVFLAQILGGIILGLFFFFAKTPFRQENIIGSNYVMILTTSLSIIICFLWIYLYEKRKPISLGFHRIGFGSNYIYGFFLGLLLMSLEAVFLCVTNNAEISKGNFTFYNFLSFLVVILSWIIQGASEEILIRGFALQAIIAKYNVLVGVLVSSLIFAALHLFNPGISSLAFINLTLFGVIAALLALYTESLWASCALHSAWNFAEGNIYGFLVSGTHASGNTLAFINYKINNLINGGLFGPEGGLADTLISIITIIVLVALMKKKNNSISSNFNL, from the coding sequence ATGAATAGTTATTTTAATGATAATAGATTGATTACTGATTCAAAATCAGGAATCAGATCTACCCCATTAATTCTTGTAGTAATACTCTCATTTGTTTTTGTATTTCTTGCTCAAATATTGGGCGGAATTATACTAGGTCTATTTTTTTTCTTCGCTAAAACACCATTCCGACAAGAAAATATTATCGGAAGCAATTATGTAATGATCCTCACCACTTCACTTTCAATCATAATATGCTTTCTTTGGATTTACTTATACGAAAAGAGAAAACCTATATCCCTAGGCTTTCATAGAATTGGATTCGGCTCGAATTATATATACGGATTCTTTTTAGGCTTGTTATTGATGTCTTTAGAGGCAGTATTCTTATGTGTTACTAATAACGCTGAAATTTCTAAAGGTAATTTTACTTTCTATAACTTCTTAAGCTTTTTAGTAGTTATACTTTCTTGGATTATTCAGGGAGCATCAGAGGAAATATTAATTAGAGGTTTTGCATTACAAGCTATCATTGCTAAATATAATGTACTAGTTGGTGTATTAGTGTCATCCTTAATTTTTGCGGCGCTTCATCTTTTTAATCCTGGCATCTCATCGCTAGCTTTCATAAACTTAACTTTATTTGGAGTAATAGCCGCACTTTTAGCACTATATACAGAAAGTCTGTGGGCTTCTTGTGCATTGCATAGTGCTTGGAATTTTGCAGAAGGCAATATATATGGATTCTTAGTCAGCGGAACACATGCCTCTGGAAACACTTTAGCTTTCATTAATTATAAGATAAATAACTTAATTAACGGAGGATTATTTGGTCCAGAAGGTGGACTAGCAGATACCTTAATAAGTATCATCACAATTATAGTATTGGTTGCCCTAATGAAGAAAAAAAACAATTCTATATCTTCAAACTTTAATTTATAA
- a CDS encoding sugar phosphate isomerase/epimerase family protein yields the protein MQVGLSSACFYPKVLAEDSIKIMKKIGFDYGEVFLNTFSEYEEDFILKIKEQCEKNEFNINSVHIYSTMFEPFLFDAYKRRREDMMEIFKKVCKAINILGGSKIYTFHGMRRIDSMQVDYELIIDMYNRLTYYAGENNVKLAQENVSWCMSSDLGYLKILKEKVKYPLYYTLDLKQCYKANIEPQEYINVMGKEICNFHINDKNENESCMLPGKGNINYEKIFKSLDDINYKGRAIIEVYADNYKSYDEILESKIYLDKLIKTIQ from the coding sequence ATGCAGGTTGGATTGTCTTCTGCATGCTTTTACCCAAAGGTGCTTGCTGAAGATAGTATTAAGATTATGAAAAAGATTGGGTTCGATTATGGAGAAGTGTTTTTAAACACATTTTCTGAATATGAAGAAGATTTTATATTGAAGATTAAAGAGCAGTGTGAAAAGAATGAATTTAATATAAATTCTGTTCACATTTATAGCACAATGTTTGAACCTTTTCTATTTGATGCATATAAACGGCGTAGAGAAGATATGATGGAAATATTTAAAAAAGTTTGCAAAGCTATAAATATATTAGGTGGAAGCAAAATATACACTTTTCATGGTATGAGAAGAATAGATTCTATGCAGGTAGACTATGAATTAATCATAGATATGTACAATAGACTTACGTATTATGCGGGAGAAAACAATGTGAAATTAGCACAAGAAAATGTATCGTGGTGTATGTCTTCTGATTTAGGGTATCTGAAGATATTAAAAGAAAAGGTTAAATATCCACTATACTATACCTTAGATTTGAAACAATGCTATAAGGCGAATATCGAACCACAAGAATATATTAATGTAATGGGAAAAGAAATTTGTAATTTTCATATAAATGATAAAAATGAAAATGAGAGTTGCATGCTTCCTGGTAAAGGAAATATAAACTATGAAAAAATTTTTAAAAGTTTAGATGATATAAATTATAAAGGCAGGGCAATAATTGAAGTGTATGCTGATAATTACAAATCTTATGACGAAATTTTAGAAAGTAAGATTTATTTGGATAAACTTATAAAAACCATACAATAA
- the lonB gene encoding ATP-dependent protease LonB: MTNILILLQVVMLVLLFIFMINNTGNQRNNKVVIDKENHKELDKLNKLREIKLTQPLTEKSRPKSFDEIIGQEKGIKALKAALCGANPQHVIIYGPPGVGKTAAARLVLEEAKKSKNSPFRNLAKFVEIDATTLRFDERGIADPLIGSVHDPIYQGAGTLGIAGIPQPKPGAVTKAHGGVLFIDEIGELHPIQLNKLLKVLEDRKVFLDSAYYSSEDPNMPTYIKEVFEKGLPADFRLIGATTRNPDEIVPAIRSRCVEIFFRALLPDEIKQIADNAVKKVGLNICDNGLDIVSRYCSNGREVVNLIQLCSGLAINDGREEITEEDIEWVVENGQYSLRPEKMIGAKPKVGVVNGLAVYGANMGTIIEIEASAKKVIGRKGSLKITGIIEEEEITSSNRKVKRKSTAYCSVENVLTVLNNNFDIECDNYDIHINFLGGVPIDGPSAGISIATAVYSAIKNIPVNNHVAMTGEISLQGLVKPIGGVNAKISAAHKAGAKIAVIPSENYSQSFDSLEGIKVKPVDNIVEVINLALTNICDKISNNTPTEQSVEVLSARSLNN, translated from the coding sequence ATGACAAATATACTTATTTTACTTCAAGTAGTGATGCTTGTGTTACTCTTCATATTTATGATAAACAATACTGGTAATCAAAGAAACAATAAAGTGGTCATAGATAAAGAAAATCATAAAGAATTAGATAAGTTAAATAAATTAAGAGAAATAAAACTTACTCAGCCATTAACAGAGAAGAGTAGACCGAAAAGTTTTGATGAGATAATAGGGCAGGAAAAGGGTATAAAAGCTTTAAAGGCAGCATTATGTGGTGCAAATCCACAGCACGTTATAATATATGGACCTCCTGGAGTTGGAAAGACAGCAGCGGCTAGATTGGTTTTAGAAGAAGCTAAGAAAAGTAAAAATTCACCTTTTAGAAATCTAGCTAAATTCGTAGAAATTGATGCAACTACTCTAAGATTTGATGAAAGAGGAATAGCTGATCCTTTAATTGGATCTGTTCATGATCCGATTTATCAAGGCGCTGGGACTTTAGGTATAGCAGGAATACCTCAACCCAAACCAGGTGCAGTTACAAAAGCACATGGAGGAGTTTTATTTATCGATGAAATTGGAGAGCTACATCCTATTCAATTAAATAAACTTTTAAAGGTGCTTGAGGATAGGAAAGTATTTTTAGATAGTGCTTACTATAGTTCAGAAGATCCTAATATGCCAACTTATATAAAGGAAGTTTTTGAAAAAGGTTTGCCAGCAGACTTTAGATTGATTGGGGCTACCACAAGAAATCCTGATGAGATAGTTCCAGCAATTAGATCAAGATGTGTTGAAATATTTTTTAGAGCTCTATTGCCCGATGAGATAAAACAAATAGCTGACAACGCTGTTAAAAAAGTAGGATTAAATATATGCGACAATGGGTTAGATATAGTTAGTAGGTATTGTTCTAATGGAAGAGAAGTGGTGAATTTAATTCAACTTTGCTCAGGGCTAGCCATTAATGATGGAAGAGAAGAAATTACTGAAGAGGATATAGAATGGGTAGTTGAGAATGGTCAGTACTCATTAAGGCCTGAGAAGATGATAGGGGCTAAGCCTAAGGTTGGGGTAGTTAACGGGTTGGCTGTTTATGGCGCAAATATGGGTACTATTATAGAAATAGAGGCAAGTGCTAAAAAAGTAATTGGAAGAAAAGGTTCCCTAAAAATTACTGGGATTATTGAAGAAGAAGAAATAACATCTTCTAATAGAAAAGTAAAAAGAAAAAGTACTGCATATTGTTCTGTTGAAAATGTTTTAACAGTTCTAAATAACAACTTTGATATAGAATGCGATAATTATGATATTCATATAAACTTCTTAGGTGGAGTACCAATTGACGGGCCATCAGCAGGTATAAGTATAGCAACAGCTGTATATAGTGCTATTAAAAATATTCCTGTAAATAATCATGTGGCTATGACAGGAGAGATTTCATTACAAGGCTTAGTAAAACCTATAGGTGGTGTCAATGCAAAGATTTCAGCAGCTCATAAGGCAGGGGCAAAGATAGCTGTTATACCAAGTGAAAATTATAGTCAGTCTTTTGATTCCCTGGAAGGAATAAAGGTAAAGCCTGTTGATAATATTGTGGAAGTAATAAACTTGGCATTGACTAATATATGTGATAAAATAAGTAATAATACCCCTACGGAGCAATCAGTAGAGGTCTTATCTGCAAGATCACTGAACAATTAA
- a CDS encoding MBL fold metallo-hydrolase, producing the protein MTKLHILGTGSAMVTKCYNTCFTISNMAGEHFLVDTGGGNTLLTNLEKLNIPITRIHNIFISHTHNDHIAGITWIVRAIAQSMINEKYFGNLNFFGHSDVLEVAKQICTLMLEEKFTRFFDDRIFFIPVNDNEKRSIIDCDFTFFDINSKKRLQYGFKLEDTEGITFTFIGDEPYKDELEKHCINSDFMMHEAFCLFEERDLFKPYEKHHTTVKEACENGRKLNIKNLILIHTEDKNYVSKPEYYCAEGRYFFSDNLIVPSDLDEIDLDIIKED; encoded by the coding sequence ATGACGAAATTGCACATTTTAGGCACTGGAAGTGCTATGGTAACCAAGTGCTACAATACGTGTTTTACAATTTCTAATATGGCAGGTGAACACTTTCTAGTAGATACTGGCGGAGGAAACACCTTACTGACTAATTTAGAAAAGCTAAATATCCCTATTACAAGAATACATAATATTTTTATATCTCATACTCATAATGATCACATAGCAGGTATTACTTGGATTGTAAGAGCTATTGCTCAATCAATGATAAACGAGAAATACTTTGGAAATCTTAACTTTTTTGGACATTCTGATGTATTAGAAGTTGCAAAACAAATATGCACGCTTATGTTAGAGGAAAAATTCACAAGATTTTTTGACGACAGAATATTTTTTATTCCCGTAAATGACAACGAAAAGAGGTCCATAATAGATTGTGACTTCACTTTCTTTGATATAAATAGTAAAAAGCGTCTTCAATATGGCTTTAAACTTGAGGACACAGAAGGCATCACGTTTACATTTATTGGTGATGAACCTTATAAAGATGAACTCGAAAAACATTGTATAAATTCTGATTTTATGATGCATGAAGCATTTTGTTTATTTGAAGAGAGAGATTTATTTAAGCCTTACGAAAAACACCATACTACAGTTAAAGAAGCCTGTGAAAATGGAAGAAAGCTTAATATAAAAAACTTAATCTTAATTCATACTGAAGATAAAAATTACGTAAGCAAACCAGAATACTATTGTGCTGAAGGAAGATACTTCTTTAGTGATAACCTTATTGTTCCCTCAGATTTAGACGAGATTGATTTAGACATTATTAAAGAAGATTAA
- the yihA gene encoding ribosome biogenesis GTP-binding protein YihA/YsxC: MKIKTSEFITSAVRREQYPTDERIEVAFVGRSNVGKSSIINSITNRRGLAKVSQTPGKTRLINFFLINNDFYLVDLPGYGYAKVSKKEKASWGQIIETYLNSRLQLKRVVLLVDCRHKPTGDDIMMYDWIKHYGYDVVVIATKSDKLSNNDLKKSEKVIRDTLKLKADEKLYYFSSLNKKGRDELVDSIFDDIVLSEVSEEK; this comes from the coding sequence ATGAAGATTAAAACATCAGAATTTATTACGTCCGCAGTTAGAAGAGAACAATATCCTACAGATGAGAGAATAGAAGTTGCATTTGTTGGAAGATCTAACGTAGGTAAATCATCTATAATAAATTCAATTACAAACAGAAGAGGGCTAGCGAAAGTTAGTCAAACACCAGGAAAAACTAGATTAATAAATTTCTTTTTAATTAACAATGATTTTTATTTAGTAGACTTACCTGGTTATGGTTATGCAAAAGTATCAAAAAAGGAAAAAGCTTCTTGGGGTCAGATTATAGAAACTTACCTTAATTCAAGATTACAACTAAAGAGAGTGGTACTTTTAGTAGACTGTAGACATAAGCCTACTGGCGATGATATCATGATGTATGATTGGATTAAGCATTATGGTTATGATGTAGTAGTTATTGCTACAAAAAGTGATAAGTTATCTAATAATGATTTAAAGAAAAGTGAAAAAGTGATAAGAGACACTCTTAAATTGAAAGCTGATGAAAAGTTATACTACTTCTCATCACTAAATAAAAAAGGTAGAGATGAGCTTGTAGATTCAATTTTTGACGATATCGTACTAAGTGAAGTTAGTGAAGAAAAATAA
- the clpX gene encoding ATP-dependent Clp protease ATP-binding subunit ClpX: MAKYEDKKQLRCSFCGKNQDQVKRLIAGPGVYICDECIELCSEIIADEFEESIQFDSTSLPKPVEIKGYLDQYVIGQEAAKKALSVAVYNHYKRINSNEADDDIELQKSNILLLGPTGSGKTLLAQTLAKFLNVPFAIADATTLTEAGYVGEDVENILLKLIQNADYDVERAEKGIIYIDEVDKIARKSENPSITRDVSGEGVQQALLKILEGTVASVPPQGGRKHPHQEFIQINTSNILFICGGAFDGIDKIIEKRTSKSAIGFGANVQSKEQKDIGKLLRDIMPGDLLKFGLIPEFVGRLPIVVTLESLDRSALVNILTTPKNALVKQYKKLFELDNVDLEFNDQALQAIAEEAIKRNTGARGLRAIVEEMMTNIMFDIPSQDNIVKVTVTEDSVKDKKEPQVTLLAEGETRPVLKTKKAKPKKGIESA; encoded by the coding sequence ATGGCTAAATACGAAGATAAAAAGCAGTTAAGATGCTCCTTCTGTGGTAAGAATCAAGATCAGGTTAAAAGGCTGATTGCTGGACCAGGTGTATATATATGTGATGAATGTATCGAATTATGTTCTGAAATAATTGCAGATGAATTTGAGGAAAGCATCCAATTTGATTCAACTAGTTTACCAAAGCCAGTTGAAATAAAAGGCTATTTAGACCAATACGTTATTGGTCAAGAAGCTGCTAAAAAAGCACTATCAGTAGCAGTATATAACCATTACAAGAGGATAAATTCAAACGAAGCAGATGATGACATTGAATTGCAAAAAAGTAATATATTACTTTTAGGACCTACAGGATCAGGTAAAACATTGCTTGCTCAAACACTTGCAAAGTTTTTAAATGTTCCATTTGCTATAGCAGATGCAACTACATTAACTGAGGCAGGATATGTTGGAGAAGATGTAGAAAATATACTTTTAAAGCTTATTCAAAATGCTGATTATGATGTTGAAAGAGCCGAAAAAGGTATCATATACATCGATGAAGTTGATAAGATAGCAAGAAAGTCAGAGAATCCATCAATTACAAGAGATGTATCAGGTGAAGGTGTTCAACAGGCATTATTAAAGATACTTGAAGGGACAGTTGCTTCAGTTCCTCCACAAGGTGGAAGAAAACATCCTCATCAAGAATTCATTCAGATAAACACTAGTAATATTTTGTTTATTTGCGGTGGAGCATTTGATGGAATTGATAAGATTATAGAAAAAAGAACTAGCAAGAGTGCTATTGGATTTGGAGCTAATGTTCAATCTAAGGAACAAAAAGATATTGGTAAACTATTGAGAGATATAATGCCTGGAGATCTTTTGAAATTTGGTTTGATCCCAGAGTTTGTTGGTAGATTACCAATTGTGGTAACTTTAGAGTCATTGGATAGAAGTGCGTTAGTTAATATACTAACAACTCCAAAGAATGCGCTTGTAAAACAATATAAGAAGTTATTTGAACTTGATAACGTAGATTTAGAGTTCAATGATCAGGCCTTACAGGCAATAGCTGAAGAGGCTATAAAGAGAAATACAGGTGCTAGAGGACTTAGAGCTATAGTGGAAGAGATGATGACTAATATAATGTTTGATATCCCTTCACAAGATAATATAGTAAAGGTTACTGTAACAGAAGATTCTGTTAAAGATAAGAAGGAACCTCAGGTTACTCTTCTTGCAGAGGGAGAAACAAGACCTGTTTTAAAGACAAAAAAAGCTAAACCTAAAAAAGGTATAGAATCTGCATAA
- the clpP gene encoding ATP-dependent Clp endopeptidase proteolytic subunit ClpP — protein MSLVPMVIEQTNRGERSYDIFSRLLKDRIIMLNGEVNDASASLIVAQLLFLESEDPDKDIYLYINSPGGSITSGMAIYDTMQYIKSDVATICIGMAASMGSFLLSSGAKGKRFALPNSEIMIHQPLGGFQGQATDIDIHARRILRIKDDLNRILSENTGKPLEKIKADVERDYFMSADEAAEYGLVDKVIRKNEEVKNKE, from the coding sequence ATGAGTTTAGTTCCTATGGTAATTGAACAAACAAACAGAGGAGAAAGAAGTTACGATATATTCTCAAGACTTCTAAAAGATAGGATTATTATGCTGAATGGAGAGGTAAATGATGCTTCAGCTAGCTTAATTGTAGCCCAATTATTATTCCTTGAAAGTGAAGATCCTGATAAAGATATATATTTATACATAAATAGTCCAGGAGGATCAATTACATCCGGAATGGCTATATATGATACTATGCAGTATATAAAGTCTGATGTAGCAACTATATGTATTGGAATGGCAGCTTCAATGGGATCATTTCTTCTTTCATCAGGTGCAAAGGGTAAGAGATTTGCTCTACCTAACAGTGAAATAATGATTCATCAACCACTTGGTGGATTCCAAGGTCAAGCAACAGATATAGATATACATGCGAGAAGAATACTTAGGATTAAAGATGATCTAAATAGAATCCTAAGCGAGAATACAGGGAAACCATTAGAAAAGATTAAAGCTGATGTTGAAAGAGATTACTTTATGAGTGCTGATGAAGCAGCAGAATATGGATTAGTAGATAAAGTTATAAGAAAAAATGAAGAGGTGAAAAATAAAGAATAG
- the lon gene encoding endopeptidase La codes for MNREKKVLPLIPLRGITIFPNMVIHFDVGREKSIAALEEAMLNNQQVFLATQKDAKIEEPVKEDIYEVGTLSTIKQLLKLPGDTIRVLVEGTNRGKILSLTNGEEFFTVEAEIYIEDEEQELSEKVSLELEALTRSLKDDFSDYLNLSGNTSADIILSLDEIENSSRLADVVASYLLLKQEVRQELLESFDVKKRLEKLLVIVKNEIEVLKIEKKIGYKVKKKMDKLQKEYYLREQMKIIQEELGEDDEDRKEIEAYESKIKKLKLPKEAKERALYELSRLKSSGSYSSEGNVIRTYLDLILELPWNKQTKDAVDIKKAREILQEDHYGLEDVKERIIEYLSVRKVSNTLKGPIICLVGPPGVGKTSIARSVARALNRNFVRMSLGGVRDEAEIRGHRRTYVGAIPGRIVNGMKQAKSMNPLFLLDEIDKMANDYKGDPADALLEVLDAEQNSTFRDNYLEIEMDLSNVMFLTTANSLDTIPRPLLDRMEVIEVSGYTYEEKYHIVKKYLIPKQLEEHGIRNNEIKISDNSIKCIIEGYTRESGVRSLERKIGSIIRKAIKEMMEKEKASVLVTPAIVEKYLGPKVFNYDKVDKEDKVGVVTGMAWTAYGGDTLPVEVMVMDGTGKLELTGQLGDVMKESARAGYTYVRANAKKLNINGDFYKSKDIHIHVPEGAVPKDGPSAGVTMITALVSALSEKKVKSNVAMTGEITLTGRVLPIGGLKEKSLAAYRAGIDTVIVPKENEKDISKIPQSIKGKLNFILAEKIDTVLENALVGADNNED; via the coding sequence ATGAATAGAGAAAAGAAAGTTCTTCCTTTAATTCCTCTTAGAGGAATAACCATTTTTCCGAATATGGTTATTCATTTTGATGTAGGTAGAGAGAAATCCATTGCTGCTTTAGAAGAAGCGATGTTAAATAATCAGCAAGTTTTCCTTGCGACTCAAAAGGATGCTAAGATTGAAGAACCAGTAAAAGAGGATATTTACGAAGTAGGAACACTTAGTACAATTAAACAACTTCTAAAATTACCAGGAGATACAATCAGGGTTTTAGTAGAAGGGACTAATAGAGGAAAGATACTTTCACTTACTAATGGTGAAGAGTTCTTTACTGTTGAAGCAGAAATATATATTGAAGACGAAGAACAAGAATTAAGCGAGAAAGTATCTTTAGAGCTTGAGGCTCTTACAAGATCGTTAAAAGATGATTTTTCTGATTACTTAAATTTATCTGGAAATACATCTGCAGATATAATACTTTCATTGGATGAAATTGAAAATTCATCAAGATTAGCTGACGTGGTTGCTTCATATTTATTATTGAAACAAGAAGTAAGACAAGAATTGCTAGAATCCTTTGATGTTAAAAAGAGATTAGAAAAGCTACTTGTAATAGTGAAAAATGAGATAGAAGTTTTGAAGATAGAAAAGAAAATTGGCTATAAAGTAAAGAAAAAGATGGATAAACTTCAAAAGGAATACTATCTTCGTGAGCAGATGAAGATTATACAAGAAGAGCTAGGGGAAGACGACGAAGATAGAAAAGAAATAGAGGCATATGAAAGCAAGATTAAAAAGCTGAAACTTCCTAAGGAAGCAAAGGAAAGAGCTCTTTATGAGTTGTCAAGATTAAAGTCTTCTGGTAGCTATTCATCTGAAGGAAATGTTATAAGAACTTATTTAGACTTGATACTAGAATTGCCTTGGAATAAGCAAACTAAAGATGCAGTTGATATAAAAAAAGCAAGAGAAATTCTACAGGAAGATCACTATGGGTTAGAAGATGTAAAAGAAAGAATAATAGAGTATCTTTCAGTTCGAAAGGTAAGTAATACATTAAAAGGACCTATAATTTGCTTAGTTGGACCTCCTGGAGTTGGTAAAACATCTATAGCAAGAAGTGTAGCAAGAGCACTTAACAGAAACTTTGTTAGAATGTCTTTAGGTGGAGTGAGAGATGAAGCTGAGATAAGAGGTCATAGAAGGACATATGTAGGAGCTATTCCTGGAAGAATAGTCAATGGCATGAAACAAGCTAAATCTATGAATCCGCTATTCTTGTTAGATGAAATTGATAAAATGGCAAATGATTATAAGGGTGATCCTGCAGATGCACTTTTAGAAGTTTTAGATGCTGAACAAAATTCTACATTCCGAGATAATTATTTAGAAATTGAGATGGATTTGTCAAATGTTATGTTTTTGACAACAGCCAACTCACTTGATACTATCCCTAGACCTCTACTTGATAGAATGGAAGTAATTGAAGTATCTGGTTATACTTATGAAGAAAAGTATCATATTGTAAAGAAATATTTGATACCTAAGCAATTAGAAGAGCATGGAATAAGGAATAATGAGATTAAAATATCAGATAACTCTATAAAGTGTATTATCGAAGGATATACAAGAGAATCTGGGGTTAGAAGTCTTGAGAGAAAAATAGGAAGTATTATAAGAAAAGCTATCAAAGAAATGATGGAGAAGGAAAAGGCTAGTGTTCTTGTTACTCCAGCAATAGTAGAAAAATACTTGGGACCAAAAGTATTCAACTATGACAAGGTTGATAAAGAAGATAAAGTTGGAGTTGTTACCGGAATGGCATGGACTGCATACGGTGGCGATACATTACCTGTAGAAGTTATGGTTATGGATGGCACTGGTAAATTAGAACTTACAGGACAGCTTGGAGATGTTATGAAGGAATCTGCAAGAGCTGGCTACACATATGTAAGGGCTAATGCTAAAAAGTTAAATATTAATGGAGATTTTTATAAATCTAAAGATATTCACATACACGTACCTGAAGGAGCAGTGCCTAAAGATGGTCCGTCTGCCGGTGTTACAATGATAACTGCTTTAGTTTCTGCACTTTCTGAAAAGAAGGTAAAGAGCAATGTTGCTATGACTGGTGAAATTACTCTTACAGGAAGAGTACTGCCTATTGGTGGGCTGAAAGAAAAGAGTTTAGCTGCATATAGAGCTGGTATAGATACGGTTATAGTACCTAAAGAAAATGAAAAAGACATTTCAAAGATACCTCAAAGTATAAAAGGAAAGTTAAATTTTATACTTGCGGAAAAAATTGATACAGTACTGGAAAATGCATTAGTTGGAGCTGATAATAATGAAGATTAA